The proteins below come from a single Deltaproteobacteria bacterium genomic window:
- a CDS encoding SDR family oxidoreductase: protein MSDPRTGVALVTGASRGVGAAIARRLSQEGLTVGVNFLEHEEAAANVVREIEEAGGRALAIRADVRDEEALRAAARYLHDEIGPIAVLVHNAGARLQPAKFAEVGWDDFQQHFDVAVRGAVNACRVCLPGMAERRHGAVIFVGSAAAHAVPPPQWSSYVTAKAALRGLARALAVEYGAFGVRVNTVSPGMVPTELTAFVPDRMKQMIAQQAPLKRLASGEDVAGAVAFLASEAGAYVTGVDLPIAGGTVME from the coding sequence ATGAGTGACCCGCGAACCGGTGTGGCGCTGGTGACGGGCGCAAGCCGCGGAGTTGGTGCGGCGATTGCCCGGCGGCTGAGCCAGGAGGGACTGACCGTAGGGGTCAACTTTCTTGAACACGAAGAGGCCGCGGCCAATGTCGTGCGCGAGATAGAAGAGGCAGGTGGGCGCGCGCTCGCCATTCGTGCGGACGTGCGGGATGAGGAGGCGCTGCGTGCGGCAGCGCGCTATCTGCACGACGAAATCGGTCCCATTGCCGTGTTGGTACACAATGCGGGTGCGCGCTTGCAACCGGCCAAGTTCGCCGAGGTCGGGTGGGATGATTTTCAGCAGCACTTCGATGTCGCCGTGCGCGGCGCCGTCAACGCATGCCGCGTCTGTTTGCCGGGAATGGCCGAACGCCGGCATGGCGCGGTGATCTTTGTCGGCAGCGCCGCGGCGCATGCCGTGCCGCCGCCGCAATGGAGCAGTTACGTTACCGCCAAAGCGGCCTTGCGGGGGTTGGCGCGCGCGTTGGCGGTTGAATATGGCGCCTTCGGCGTTCGCGTGAACACCGTATCGCCTGGGATGGTGCCGACGGAGCTTACGGCATTTGTGCCCGATCGAATGAAGCAGATGATTGCGCAGCAAGCCCCGCTCAAACGATTGGCGAGCGGGGAGGACGTGGCGGGTGCTGTCGCCTTTCTCGCCTCTGAGGCGGGTGCCTATGTCACCGGGGTCGATCTGCCGATCGCCGGTGGCACCGTGATGGAGTGA
- a CDS encoding DegT/DnrJ/EryC1/StrS aminotransferase family protein translates to MAETDIPFHRPPIGEEEIAAVVDTLRSGWITMGPKTRQFEEAFAAAIGARHAIAVSSCTAALHLGLDALGIGPGDEVITTTYTFTATVATIVHTGARPVLVDCRDDDLNIDCDEVRRKVTARTKAIVPVHFAGQPVQMDQIADIAKQHGLLVLEDAAHALPAAFHGRTIGTLSPLTAFSFYATKNITTGEGGMLTTDDDDLADRLRPRRLHGMSRDAWRRYTAEGSWRYDVEYPGFKYNMTDINAALGLVQLPKMEQFRLARERLAAAYTACLRDVPEVRTPMVHPDVKHAWHLYVLRVRPSARISRDRLIEELKQLGIGTSQHFIPIHLHSYFRRALGVEPADFPVATAAAESTLSLPLYPDLSVRDAERVAGAIRRLVQGSGSRA, encoded by the coding sequence ATGGCAGAGACTGACATTCCGTTTCATCGACCGCCGATTGGCGAAGAGGAAATCGCCGCCGTGGTCGATACGCTGCGCTCGGGCTGGATCACGATGGGTCCCAAGACGCGGCAATTCGAGGAAGCGTTTGCGGCTGCGATTGGTGCCCGCCATGCGATCGCCGTCAGTTCCTGCACCGCCGCGCTGCACCTCGGGCTCGATGCACTCGGGATCGGCCCTGGCGACGAGGTCATCACGACGACCTACACGTTCACGGCAACGGTGGCGACCATCGTTCATACCGGCGCGCGTCCAGTGTTGGTCGACTGCCGCGACGACGATCTCAACATCGATTGCGACGAGGTGCGGCGCAAGGTGACCGCGCGCACGAAAGCCATCGTCCCAGTTCATTTCGCCGGTCAGCCGGTGCAGATGGATCAGATTGCAGACATCGCCAAGCAACACGGCCTCCTGGTACTCGAAGACGCTGCGCACGCGCTCCCCGCCGCGTTTCATGGACGAACCATCGGCACGCTCAGTCCGCTCACGGCGTTCAGCTTCTATGCGACGAAGAACATCACCACCGGTGAAGGTGGCATGCTGACCACCGATGACGACGACTTGGCGGATCGGCTGCGGCCGCGCCGGCTGCACGGCATGAGTCGGGATGCGTGGCGGCGCTACACCGCCGAGGGTTCGTGGCGCTACGACGTCGAGTATCCCGGGTTCAAGTACAACATGACCGATATCAACGCCGCGCTCGGGCTCGTGCAGCTGCCGAAAATGGAGCAGTTTCGGCTGGCGCGCGAGCGGCTGGCGGCGGCGTACACCGCGTGTCTGCGCGATGTCCCCGAAGTCCGCACGCCGATGGTCCACCCCGATGTGAAGCATGCGTGGCATCTCTACGTGTTGCGGGTACGTCCGAGCGCGAGGATTTCGCGCGACCGTTTGATCGAAGAACTCAAGCAACTCGGCATCGGCACCAGCCAACACTTCATTCCCATCCATTTGCACTCGTACTTTCGTCGGGCCCTCGGCGTGGAGCCCGCGGACTTTCCGGTCGCGACGGCGGCCGCCGAGAGCACGCTGTCGCTTCCGCTCTATCCGGATCTGTCTGTGCGCGACGCGGAGCGGGTGGCCGGGGCGATTCGTCGACTGGTGCAAGGAAGTGGGTCACGAGCATGA
- a CDS encoding MaoC family dehydratase, which produces MIDEPARAPDRSYGSIQAGEEASFSRVIDAAVVATFATLTGDFNPLHMDGVYAATTQFGERVAHGMLVASYFSTLVGMYLPGRRAVFLSQDVRFAKPVRLGERITFRGRVRRKTDSLKMLDLDTWALNDAGEEVVRGRAQVMVLS; this is translated from the coding sequence TTGATTGACGAGCCCGCACGCGCGCCCGACCGGAGCTATGGCAGCATTCAGGCCGGTGAGGAGGCGTCCTTCAGCCGCGTCATCGACGCTGCGGTCGTGGCGACCTTCGCCACGCTCACCGGCGACTTCAATCCGTTGCACATGGATGGGGTCTATGCCGCGACGACCCAATTCGGTGAACGTGTCGCGCACGGAATGCTTGTGGCCTCCTACTTTTCGACGCTGGTTGGCATGTATCTCCCCGGTCGGCGCGCCGTGTTCTTGTCGCAAGACGTGCGCTTCGCGAAACCGGTTCGGCTCGGCGAGCGCATCACCTTTCGTGGCCGGGTTCGGCGCAAGACCGACAGCTTGAAGATGCTCGATCTCGACACCTGGGCGCTCAATGACGCTGGAGAAGAAGTCGTGCGCGGGCGTGCACAGGTGATGGTGTTGTCATGA
- a CDS encoding acyl carrier protein, whose protein sequence is MNQLCGLVAEILGVDVGEVNPETGPLVLPPWDSLNHMRLVAAIEETYCVQLTTDEITNVLSVSDFATLLRERGVRVD, encoded by the coding sequence ATGAATCAATTGTGCGGGCTAGTGGCGGAGATATTGGGGGTCGATGTTGGTGAAGTCAATCCGGAGACGGGGCCGCTCGTACTGCCGCCGTGGGATTCCCTCAATCACATGCGATTGGTTGCGGCGATCGAAGAGACCTACTGCGTGCAGCTCACCACCGACGAGATTACCAACGTGCTCAGCGTGAGCGACTTCGCTACGCTGCTACGCGAACGAGGGGTCAGAGTTGATTGA